The following proteins come from a genomic window of Natronosalvus vescus:
- a CDS encoding SHOCT domain-containing protein, translating into MTVSLGDRFAQNATAITSTLITGLWLGLLVGDIGGNLWLAVLIVGYVAVIPAVSMLFDDEEWEGELEEDTETPASSRNDHAADNRAPPAPDGHVPEEDALETIRRRYARGELSDEQFEHKLERLLDVETLEDVESRYGTGSADRNDERRLSRERE; encoded by the coding sequence ATGACGGTATCTCTCGGTGATCGCTTCGCGCAGAACGCGACGGCGATCACGTCGACGCTGATCACGGGCCTCTGGCTCGGGTTACTGGTTGGCGATATCGGCGGGAATCTGTGGCTCGCCGTGCTCATCGTCGGGTACGTCGCCGTGATTCCAGCCGTGTCGATGTTGTTCGACGACGAGGAGTGGGAGGGCGAACTCGAGGAGGACACTGAGACACCGGCATCGTCCCGGAACGACCACGCGGCCGACAACCGAGCGCCACCCGCACCCGACGGCCACGTTCCGGAGGAAGACGCCCTCGAGACCATTCGACGGCGATACGCACGCGGAGAGCTCTCAGACGAACAGTTCGAACACAAACTCGAGCGATTGCTCGACGTCGAGACGCTCGAGGACGTCGAATCGCGATATGGAACCGGTTCTGCCGACCGGAACGACGAACGGAGACTGAGCCGTGAACGGGAGTGA
- a CDS encoding DHH family phosphoesterase: MGNCIICGKPVDGHVCEFHEEDVAFEFEGGSPSELVSSRYYRGTVDGYADFGLFVDIGDHVTGLLHRSELDQRLESLDLEAGDSVYVQVLDVRDNGNVDLGWSIRQAPREFRGEVIQTPDGDVLPEERDGEETDEAVDDEPPTTSEPPSSEPAPSATDPVTRGGAGGAASASATATESTTESAEEPTPSAELNRTTVDSIDTQVGSVVRLEGEISGVRQTSGPTVFTLSDETGTVDCAAFEEAGVRAYPTVEVDDVVALEGEVERHHGDIQVETEALEVLDGEEADSVANRLEDAIEEQARPTIVAPLVEDDAIDAVETEIVDTATEIRRAVMEARPIVVRHSATADGYVAGAAIERAVLPLITDKHTRDDAVYHYFERRPLDGQVYDMDAATGDVTSMLEAHERHDEPLPLVILIDAGATVDSSDGYELLDIYGVDRLVIDDSRADNEITDAVSIAVSPSLASDGEVDLSTVTTTALAANVAAHVNDDVRGDLEHLPAVSFWSDVPDAYADLAERAGYDEHACAERREAVALEAYYQSYKDKRELVADLLFDGDGEDGPQNGNLAAHVSEQFRSKLETELETARENLETRSVDDLEIAVLDTAAFIHRFNFPTTTLLLDAIHRQGSESVTLGVGEDELHVRADDALDVRELGEALTEAVPDAGVHVVGGRDGYVKFLSGEREAVREAALEQIGETLA, translated from the coding sequence ATGGGTAACTGTATCATCTGTGGCAAGCCCGTCGACGGCCATGTCTGTGAGTTCCACGAGGAGGACGTCGCCTTCGAATTCGAAGGTGGCTCTCCCTCGGAACTCGTTTCATCCCGGTACTACCGGGGCACGGTCGACGGCTACGCTGACTTCGGTCTCTTCGTCGACATTGGAGACCACGTCACGGGTTTGCTCCATCGAAGTGAACTGGATCAACGACTCGAGAGTCTCGATCTCGAGGCCGGCGATTCGGTGTACGTACAAGTATTGGACGTCAGAGACAACGGCAACGTCGACCTCGGCTGGTCGATCCGCCAGGCACCACGTGAGTTCCGTGGGGAGGTCATCCAGACTCCCGACGGCGACGTGCTCCCGGAGGAGCGAGACGGCGAGGAGACGGACGAAGCCGTCGACGACGAACCACCAACGACTTCGGAGCCACCCTCATCGGAACCGGCTCCATCGGCGACCGATCCGGTCACTCGTGGTGGTGCAGGCGGCGCTGCAAGCGCGAGCGCCACCGCTACCGAAAGCACCACCGAAAGCGCGGAGGAACCGACCCCATCGGCCGAACTCAACCGAACGACGGTCGACTCGATCGACACGCAGGTCGGCTCGGTCGTCCGCCTCGAAGGCGAGATCAGTGGCGTCCGCCAGACGAGCGGCCCCACCGTGTTCACCCTCAGCGACGAGACCGGCACCGTCGACTGTGCCGCATTCGAGGAGGCCGGCGTTCGCGCGTACCCGACCGTCGAGGTCGACGACGTGGTCGCCCTCGAGGGCGAGGTCGAACGCCACCACGGCGACATTCAGGTCGAAACTGAGGCCCTCGAGGTACTCGACGGCGAGGAGGCCGACTCCGTCGCCAACCGCCTCGAGGACGCGATCGAAGAACAGGCCCGACCGACGATCGTCGCCCCACTGGTCGAGGACGACGCGATCGACGCGGTCGAAACCGAGATCGTCGATACGGCGACGGAGATCCGTCGTGCGGTCATGGAGGCACGCCCGATCGTCGTTCGCCACAGCGCGACTGCCGACGGCTACGTGGCCGGCGCCGCGATCGAACGGGCGGTGTTGCCGCTGATAACCGACAAGCACACGCGCGACGACGCCGTCTACCACTACTTCGAGCGGCGACCGCTCGACGGCCAGGTGTACGACATGGACGCCGCCACCGGCGACGTCACGTCGATGCTCGAGGCACACGAGCGTCACGACGAGCCACTTCCGCTGGTCATCCTCATCGACGCCGGTGCGACGGTCGACTCCAGTGATGGCTACGAACTGCTCGACATCTACGGCGTCGACCGACTGGTGATCGACGACAGCCGTGCCGACAACGAGATCACCGACGCCGTTTCCATCGCCGTCTCGCCGTCGCTCGCGAGCGACGGCGAGGTCGACCTCTCGACCGTTACCACGACGGCCCTCGCCGCAAACGTCGCAGCCCACGTCAACGATGACGTGCGCGGCGACCTCGAGCACCTCCCCGCGGTGAGCTTCTGGTCGGACGTCCCCGACGCCTACGCCGACCTTGCCGAGCGAGCGGGCTACGACGAGCACGCGTGTGCCGAGCGACGGGAAGCCGTCGCCCTCGAGGCGTACTACCAGTCCTACAAGGACAAGCGCGAACTCGTGGCTGACTTGCTGTTCGACGGCGATGGCGAGGACGGGCCACAGAACGGCAACCTCGCAGCCCACGTCTCAGAACAGTTCCGTTCCAAGCTCGAGACCGAACTCGAGACGGCACGGGAGAACCTCGAGACGCGGTCGGTCGACGACCTCGAGATCGCCGTCCTCGATACGGCGGCGTTCATCCACCGGTTCAACTTCCCGACGACGACCCTGTTGCTCGATGCGATTCACCGCCAGGGTTCGGAGTCCGTCACCCTCGGCGTCGGTGAGGACGAACTACACGTCCGCGCCGACGACGCCCTCGACGTCCGCGAACTCGGGGAGGCGCTGACCGAAGCCGTTCCCGACGCCGGTGTCCACGTCGTCGGTGGCCGAGACGGCTACGTCAAGTTCCTCTCGGGCGAGCGCGAGGCGGTTCGCGAAGCCGCCCTCGAGCAGATCGGCGAGACACTCGCCTGA
- a CDS encoding DUF1059 domain-containing protein — protein MGHAHKLDCESAESDCRFIIQSEDEHEAIELARSHMKDAHGKEFSDDELRDEYLQTV, from the coding sequence ATGGGACACGCACACAAGCTCGACTGTGAATCAGCGGAGTCGGATTGCCGATTCATTATCCAGTCGGAGGACGAACACGAAGCAATCGAACTGGCCAGAAGCCACATGAAAGACGCACACGGGAAGGAGTTTTCCGACGATGAACTCCGAGACGAATACCTCCAGACCGTCTGA
- a CDS encoding pentapeptide repeat-containing protein codes for MRDSNAETTRETRRTSPSKETSRSTRRRLLRCVASAGAVGTVGGLAGCLSSLRSSGVSCNDHRVHAGADLSGTDLSGCDLVGADLSEATLTDASLVETDLRDANLFLATFEGASLERADLRGAQYLLSALLDADLTGANLSGETFAGFDLSDVDLSGVVLRAADFTDARLDSVDFTDADLTSVDLTGATLTTAVLEGTILEYTSLDEARLVGQSLAGTDLSNATLREAALQSVDFTDADLSEATLVDADLSGATLEDVTLTDADLSGATLENATLASIDLAGVTAAEVDFSDVTIEDVRFGGADLTGADLRERDFSGHDLSETILADTTLYGVDLTDASLENADLTGANLFEATLEGVDLTEAATVAGVELMEADLAGRNLAGVDFSNAELFLANLSGADLSGATLVGTDCWNADLTGVTFAGANLTDAYLEDADLTGADFTGATLEGTSFSGSDLTGATWTDGSTCETGTCDGRIE; via the coding sequence ATGCGAGACTCCAACGCAGAGACGACAAGAGAGACCAGACGAACGAGCCCATCGAAGGAGACGTCCCGCTCCACAAGACGACGGCTCCTCCGATGCGTCGCCAGCGCCGGTGCCGTCGGTACCGTTGGCGGGCTCGCAGGCTGTCTCTCGTCGCTTCGCTCGAGCGGCGTCAGCTGTAACGATCACCGCGTCCACGCGGGCGCGGATCTCAGCGGTACCGACCTCTCGGGCTGTGATCTCGTGGGTGCTGACCTCTCGGAAGCAACGCTTACCGACGCCTCCCTCGTCGAAACCGACCTCCGGGACGCGAACCTCTTTCTCGCGACGTTCGAGGGGGCCTCCCTCGAACGCGCCGACCTGCGCGGAGCCCAGTACCTGTTGAGTGCCCTCCTCGATGCCGACCTCACAGGGGCGAACCTCTCGGGGGAAACGTTCGCCGGGTTCGACCTCAGCGATGTCGACCTCAGCGGCGTCGTCCTCAGAGCCGCTGATTTCACGGATGCCAGACTCGATTCGGTCGATTTCACCGATGCCGACCTCACCAGCGTCGACCTCACAGGCGCGACGTTGACTACGGCCGTCCTCGAGGGAACGATCCTCGAGTACACCTCGCTCGACGAGGCGCGCCTGGTCGGACAGTCGCTCGCCGGAACCGACCTCTCGAATGCGACGCTCAGGGAGGCCGCCCTCCAGTCGGTCGATTTCACCGACGCCGACCTCTCCGAAGCGACGCTCGTCGATGCCGACCTCTCCGGGGCAACACTCGAAGACGTCACGCTCACCGACGCCGATCTATCCGGGGCGACGCTCGAGAACGCGACGCTTGCATCGATCGACCTCGCAGGCGTGACGGCGGCCGAGGTCGACTTCTCCGACGTGACGATCGAGGACGTCCGATTCGGCGGGGCCGACCTCACCGGCGCTGATCTCCGTGAACGCGATTTCTCGGGCCACGATCTCTCCGAGACGATCCTCGCCGATACGACCCTCTATGGCGTCGACCTCACTGACGCGAGCCTCGAGAACGCCGATCTCACGGGTGCGAACCTGTTCGAGGCGACGCTCGAGGGAGTCGATCTCACCGAAGCAGCGACGGTCGCCGGGGTCGAACTCATGGAAGCTGACCTTGCCGGACGGAACCTCGCGGGGGTCGACTTCTCCAACGCCGAACTCTTTCTCGCCAATCTGTCGGGCGCCGACCTCTCGGGAGCGACGCTCGTCGGCACCGACTGCTGGAACGCCGACCTCACCGGCGTGACCTTCGCCGGGGCGAATCTCACCGATGCCTACCTCGAGGATGCCGACCTCACCGGCGCGGACTTCACCGGGGCGACGCTCGAGGGGACGTCGTTTTCAGGCTCGGATCTCACCGGCGCGACCTGGACTGATGGCTCGACGTGTGAGACGGGCA